Sequence from the Christiangramia fulva genome:
TTCGATGTTTCTTCTTCAAAAAAGGAAAAAGTTCCAGTTCATTTTTCATACGATCCTGCTGATTCTCAAATTTATTGGTCCCAATCAATACCAGCTTCTGCTCATCGAAAGCTTCTTGTTCAGCCCTGGCACTTTCTTTTATTTTTCGCTGAATAGTTCCGGCTTTCAATTCTTTCAGAAAGCCACCACCTTTTTCAACTTCCTTAAAAATTTCAAGGGCTTTTTCAGCCAGTTGTATGGTCAGACTTTCAATATAATAGGTACCTTCCGCAATATTGCCCACTTTATCAAAATAACTTTCATTTTTCAGAATAAGCAGTTGATTGCGGGCAATTCTGCTTCCAAATTCATTGTCTTTATGATAGACAATGTCGTACGGAAAATTACAAATTGCATCGGCACCACCAAGTATCGCACTCATGCACTCGGTTGTGGTACGAAGCAAATTCACATTGTAATCGTAAATCGTCTTATTTCTTTTCCCCGGAAATGTCAGGATTTCACAAGTTTCACTCCAGCCGAATTCTTCTGCTATAGTGCTGTACAACCAGCGAAGCGCCCTGATTTTAGCGATTTCCATAAAATAATCGGCTCCCACAGAAACCTTGAACTGCACAGGATTTTTCTTGGCCGAAGTATTACCAGAAAAATAATTGAAATATTCGGTAAGCTGAGCAATGGAATAGGAGAGTTGCTGTGGAATATTGGCTCCCGCATTCTGAAAAAGTGAAGCATCGACACTGATAATCGAACTGAAATTTGAAGAATTCTGAACGATTTTCTCCAAATCTTCATGGTCTTTTTTCAGGTTATCGAACCAGTTACCGCTGCGGGCAAGTTTTCCGATTATATCGGTTTGCAGGAAAGATTTTCCGCTTCTGCCTTCCAGGTATTTATTTAATTTCGCTGCGTAACCAGGAT
This genomic interval carries:
- a CDS encoding methylmalonyl-CoA mutase subunit beta gives rise to the protein MKELLFQEFEQVSAKQWKQKIQADLKGADYNETLVTHSLHGIDIKPFYTSEDVQETLKINNPANWKVTEKIYAVSAETALKKALNAIEKGAEAIWFTIPSADIEAETLLKGLPQEIDLYFDLLFLDPGYAAKLNKYLEGRSGKSFLQTDIIGKLARSGNWFDNLKKDHEDLEKIVQNSSNFSSIISVDASLFQNAGANIPQQLSYSIAQLTEYFNYFSGNTSAKKNPVQFKVSVGADYFMEIAKIRALRWLYSTIAEEFGWSETCEILTFPGKRNKTIYDYNVNLLRTTTECMSAILGGADAICNFPYDIVYHKDNEFGSRIARNQLLILKNESYFDKVGNIAEGTYYIESLTIQLAEKALEIFKEVEKGGGFLKELKAGTIQRKIKESARAEQEAFDEQKLVLIGTNKFENQQDRMKNELELFPFLKKKHRKTLLEPILEKRLSEDYEKRRLETEENSKN